In Palaemon carinicauda isolate YSFRI2023 chromosome 28, ASM3689809v2, whole genome shotgun sequence, a single genomic region encodes these proteins:
- the LOC137621749 gene encoding nucleolar and coiled-body phosphoprotein 1-like, with product MESQRRCPGPKAGKSCGAWLSKVNINPHTLCTTCRGKVFSPASTCTECESWPELQWALHGTKKKKASKRSPRKPGLVYPLTSPSAPSESGSPSPSPTQSRGRGKSVTGKQPIAVPHESDFNKPSCIVPTQTSEESAVVTGVLSVDEVLVPAGPVSSEDPAWGRSGTPAPSPPSWHCFSGTAVSGGDQDRKRRATCSSDPDSIVWTAPRTPFRSPMRQDEEFSRGSLLTPPVPSVALPPDFKQPVTPEAQLQAPMLVAEDSGASDSSSSSFSSDDTSSASSSSLEDSSDREMRKKKKKSSSNSGPSRKKAKVA from the coding sequence atggaatcccaacgtcgttgtcccggtcccaaggccggtaagtcatgcGGGGCATGGCTCTCGAAGGTGAACATCAATCCGCACACGTTGTGCACCACGTGTCGAGGCAAAGTGTTCTCGCCTGCTTCCACGTGTACAGAGTGTGAGTCCTGGCCGGAACTGCAATGGGCTTTGCACGGCACCAAGAAAAAGAAGGCATCGAAGCGGTCACCAAGGAAGCCTGGTCTCGTGTACCCGTtaacgtctccttcagctccttcaGAGAGtggttccccttccccttcccctacccagagtaggggacgaggtaagtcagttacggggaaacagcccattgctgttccccatgagtctgattttAATAAACCAAGTtgcattgtgcctacgcagacgagtgagGAGTCTGCTGTTGTTACGGGAGTGCTTTctgtagacgaggttctggtgcccgcaggacccgtctcgagtgaAGACCCGGCATGGGGGAGATCAGGAACACCAGCTCCTTCCCCACCATCGTGGCATTGTTTTTCAGGTACAGCGGTTTCAGGGGGCGACCAAGACAGGAAAAGACGAGCCACGTGCTCTTCAGACCCTGATTCCATTGTGTGGACGGcaccaaggacgcccttcaggtcacccatgcggcaGGACGAAGAATTTTCACGTGGGTCACTGCTCACCCCTCCGGTGCCTTCTGTTGCGCTACCTCCTGATTTCAAGCAACCCGTCACCCCGGAagcacaattgcaagcccccaTGTTGGTGGCAGAGGATTCAGGGGCCTCGGATAGCTCCTCTTCTTCGTTTTCCTCAGACGATACCTCGTCCGCCAGCTCTTCATCGTTGGAAGACTCCAGCGACCGGgagatgaggaaaaagaaaaagaagtcaaGCTCGAACTCAGGCCCGTCTAGGAAGAAGGCCAAAGTGGCTTAG